CATTGTGAAGAAGGATTTAGAATACTTTCAAATTTTGGACGCCACGGTTTACAAAGCCAAGAACATGGACACTTACATATGATTGGTGGTGTTAACTTAGGATCATATGCATAAGTTATCTACAATCTGCAGCGCCATTAACATGCATAGTTTGACCTGTCATATACCCAGCTCCTTCCGATGCTAAAAATAAACAAACTGATGAAATCTCTTCTACAGTTGCTAATCTACCAAGTGGCACTCTAGCATACCTTCTTGCTGCAAGCTCCTCTAATTCTTCCTTTGTCATCTGTGAATGCCTAGGTCCAGTAGTATCAATAGTACCTGGAGATACACAATTAACTAAAACATTGTGTGGAGCAAGTTCTTTGGCAAGTGATCTGGTAAATCCTACCAAACCCATTTTTGATGCAGATACATGAGTATAACCTTCATGACCTTCAAGTGCCATTAACCCAGCTATATTTATAATTCTTCCCCAACCGTTTGCTATCATTCCTGGAACACAAAGTTTC
This genomic window from SAR202 cluster bacterium contains:
- a CDS encoding SDR family oxidoreductase, producing MNSLKGRTALVTGSGRNIGKSIALMYAQEGANVIINNKSNIDELNATAQEIKDLGVEVLAIQADISNEHEVESMINSGLEKFGTIDILVNNAALRPGTPFIDMEYSDWKKVTGIDLDGAFLCSKLCVPGMIANGWGRIINIAGLMALEGHEGYTHVSASKMGLVGFTRSLAKELAPHNVLVNCVSPGTIDTTGPRHSQMTKEELEELAARRYARVPLGRLATVEEISSVCLFLASEGAGYMTGQTMHVNGAADCR